From a single Brassica oleracea var. oleracea cultivar TO1000 chromosome C5, BOL, whole genome shotgun sequence genomic region:
- the LOC106292457 gene encoding MLO-like protein 2 — MANQVKERTLEQTSTWAVAVVCFVLLLISIVLEHSIHKIGAWFKQKHKKALYEALEKIKAELMLMGFISLLLTIGQTPISNICISQSVASTMHPCSAADEAKKYGKKVPAKQEDDGEDKSGHRRLLLEVAESYIHRRSLATKGYDKCAEKGKVAFVSAYGIHQLHIFIFILAVVHVIYCIVTYALGKTKTRRWKHWENETKTIEFHYSNDPERFRFARDTSFGRRHLNFWSKTRVTLWTVCFFRQFFGSVTKVDYMALRHGFIMAHLAPGSERTFDFRKYIQKTVEEDFKTVVEISPVIWFVAVLFLLTNTNGLHSFLWLPFIPLAVILIVGTKLQVIITKLCLRIQEKGDVVRGAPVVQPGDDLFWFGRPRFILFLIHLVLFTNAFQLAFFAWSTYEFTLRNCFYENDADVIIRIVVGVVVQILCSYVTLPLYALVTQMGSTMRPTVFNERVATAIKTWHHTAKKHTKHGKHTESNTPYTSRPTTPTHGSSTMHTLNNRSVETFPSSPSPRYSDHHDHHQFWDPESQQQEAGPSTHHSLAHESSEKTPVLASVELPPIRTTKRSRDFSFKR; from the exons ATGGCGAATCAGGTAAAAGAGAGGACTTTAGAGCAGACCTCTACGTGGGCAGTCGCTGTGGTTTGCTTCGTCTTACTACTCATTTCCATTGTCCTTGAACATTCCATTCACAAAATTGGAGCT TGGTTTAAACAGAAGCACAAGAAGGCTCTCTATGAAGCTCTTGAAAAGATCAAAGCAG AGCTTATGCTCATGGGGTTCATATCACTACTCTTAACAATCGGACAAACACCGATCTCAAACATCTGCATCTCCCAAAGCGTTGCGTCAACAATGCACCCTTGCAGCGCCGCTGATGAAGCTAAAAAATACGGCAAAAAGGTTCCCGCTAAACAAGAAGACGATGGTGAAGATAAATCCGGTCATAGAAGACTTCTCCTTGAGGTAGCTGAGTCTTACATCCATAGACGAAGTTTAGCCACCAAAGGTTATGACAAATGCGCTGAGAAG GGGAAAGTGGCTTTTGTATCTGCTTATGGTATCCACCAGCTTCATATATTCATTTTCATCCTCGCGGTGGTTCATGTAATCTACTGCATTGTTACTTATGCTCTCGGAAAGACCAAG ACTAGAAGGTGGAAGCACTGGGAGAATGAGACCAAGACAATAGAATTTCACTATTCCAACG ATCCTGAGAGGTTCAGGTTTGCGAGAGACACATCTTTCGGGAGAAGACATCTCAATTTCTGGAGCAAGACAAGAGTGACGCTATGGACTGTGTGTTTTTTCAGACAGTTCTTTGGATCTGTCACCAAAGTTGATTACATGGCTTTGCGGCACGGTTTCATCATG GCGCATTTGGCTCCAGGGAGTGAAAGGACATTCGATTTCCGCAAGTATATTCAGAAAACAGTAGAAGAAGACTTCAAAACTGTAGTCGAAATCAG TCCGGTTATCTGGTTTGTCGCCGTGCTATTCCTCTTGACCAACACAAACG GATTACATTCTTTCCTCTGGTTACCATTCATTCCACTAGCC GTGATTCTAATAGTTGGAACAAAGCTTCAAGTCATTATAACCAAACTGTGTCTAAGAATCCAAGAGAAAGGTGATGTGGTGAGAGGTGCCCCTGTGGTTCAGCCTGGTGATGATCTCTTCTGGTTTGGCCGCCCTCGGTTCATCCTTTTCCTTATCCACTTGGTTCTTTTCACG AATGCATTTCAGCTTGCCTTCTTTGCCTGGAGTACG TATGAATTCACTCTCAGGAATTGTTTCTATGAAAACGATGCAGATGTGATCATCAGAATTGTAGTTGG AGTTGTTGTACAGATACTTTGCAGCTATGTGACTCTTCCACTCTATGCTCTTGTCACTCAG ATGGGTTCTACCATGAGGCCAACGGTGTTCAACGAAAGAGTAGCCACAGCGATAAAGACATGGCATCATACAGCAAAGAAGCACACAAAACACGGAAAACACACCGAATCAAACACACCTTACACTAGCCGTCCAACTACACCAACTCATGGCTCATCTACAATGCATACTCTTAATAACCGAAGCGTTGAGACTTTCCCGAGTTCTCCTTCTCCTAGATACTCTGATCATCATGACCACCACCAGTTTTGGGATCCTGAGTCTCAACAACAAGAAGCTGGACCTTCCACACATCATTCTCTTGCGCACGAAAGCTCGGAAAAGACACCTGTTCTTGCGTCCGTGGAACTTCCTCCTATACGGACTACCAAAAGGTCAAGAGATTTTTCCTTTAAGAGGTAG
- the LOC106292461 gene encoding uncharacterized protein LOC106292461 isoform X1, translated as MDPIASAVEKVKSFAKSSQDLVSRHFGFHDNPSRQNPIDILKRLQREAFSDLMKLRDRQEKVERILSSYKLSKGGPFQETSTHVKGEVHALGGMLLMGNTDEESFIGLERQGVRPGLLSRFVFETSLRETDKLVAELVAGFKGEHSDGVSGKQLSLAKVFYKAEVNDWFSAVAIPVGARFRDIDADALVSSYEGMNFTEVSELGPPLLNQHNGSAIGLTVRKSNMAASLAQSITNLEVEQGLTARSRCLRTFGQVTCHILSGVKLSLLGCHQILSPPNSLHYPAGAVTVPVSFLRRRIDIDMESESSATTLEMRRGVDHVSSSSIALKVDSSLMDECTRIGGWIEIQKSREKEVKWSVSITDKPEDEVGWGMSVGGVLDGSRNHDLFQVESYLKFNIGNRFSLSPGLVYLTNSNGRTVGFMLQSHWSL; from the exons ATGGATCCGATTGCTTCGGCGGTGGAGAAAGTGAAGAGCTTTGCGAAATCGAGCCAGGACTTAGTCTCCCGCCACTTCGGCTTCCACGACAACCCTTCCCGCCAGAATCCG ATTGATATCTTGAAGCGGTTGCAAAGAGAAGCCTTCTCTGATCTGATGAAGCTCAGAGACAGACAAGAGAAAGTTGAGCGGATACTTTCCTCATATAAACTCTCCAAAGGAGGTCCCTTTCAAGAGACTAGCACTCACGTGAAGGGTGAAGTTCACGCCCTTGGGGGAATGCTGCTGATGGGAAACACTGACGAGGAGAGTTTCATTGGACTCGAGAGACAAGGAGTGAGACCTGGATTGCTTTCAAGGTTCGTGTTCGAAACGAGCCTTAGGGAGACGGATAAGCTTGTGGCTGAGCTCGTTGCTGGATTCAAAGGAGAGCACAGTGATGGTGTTTCAGGGAAACAGCTGTCTTTAGCCAAAGTCTTTTACAAGGCAGAGGTTAATGATTGGTTCTCTGCAGTTGCTATTCCCGTTGGCGCGCGTTTCAGAGACATTGATGCTGATGCTCTTGTGTCTTCTTACGAG GGGATGAATTTTACAGAAGTTTCTGAACTTGGACCACCTCTTTTGAACCAACATAATGGTAGTGCCATAGGATTAACAGTCAGAAAGTCAAACATGGCAGCTTCGCTGGCCCAGTCCATCACAAACCTTGAAGTTGAACAGGGTTTAACTGCGAGGAGTCGCTGTCTCAGAACTTTTGGGCAAGTAACCTGCCACATTCTGAGTGGTGTGAAACTATCTCTACTGGGCTGTCACCAGATTTTATCACCGCCTAACAGCCTCCATTACCCTGCTGGAGCTGTTACAGTTCCAGTGAGTTTCCTAAGGCGCCGTATTGATATTGATATGGAGTCTGAATCATCAGCAACGACTCTGGAGATGAGAAGAGGCGTGGATCATGTGTCGTCTAGCTCCATTGCTTTGAAGGTAGACAGCTCTCTAATGGACGAGTGTACGAGGATTGGGGGATGGATTGAGATTCAAAAGTCAAGAGAGAAGGAAGTGAAATGGTCAGTGTCTATTACAGACAAACCAGAGGATGAAGTGGGATGGGGCATGAGCGTTGGGGGAGTCTTGGATGGTTCAAGAAATCATGATCTGTTTCAAGTGGAATCTTATCTCAAATTCAACATAGGCAATCGGTTTAGCTTAAGTCCTGGTCTTGTTTATCTCACAAACAGTAACGGAAGAACGGTAGGTTTCATGCTTCAGTCTCATTGGTCCCTGTGA
- the LOC106292461 gene encoding uncharacterized protein LOC106292461 isoform X2 has product MKLRDRQEKVERILSSYKLSKGGPFQETSTHVKGEVHALGGMLLMGNTDEESFIGLERQGVRPGLLSRFVFETSLRETDKLVAELVAGFKGEHSDGVSGKQLSLAKVFYKAEVNDWFSAVAIPVGARFRDIDADALVSSYEGMNFTEVSELGPPLLNQHNGSAIGLTVRKSNMAASLAQSITNLEVEQGLTARSRCLRTFGQVTCHILSGVKLSLLGCHQILSPPNSLHYPAGAVTVPVSFLRRRIDIDMESESSATTLEMRRGVDHVSSSSIALKVDSSLMDECTRIGGWIEIQKSREKEVKWSVSITDKPEDEVGWGMSVGGVLDGSRNHDLFQVESYLKFNIGNRFSLSPGLVYLTNSNGRTVGFMLQSHWSL; this is encoded by the exons ATGAAGCTCAGAGACAGACAAGAGAAAGTTGAGCGGATACTTTCCTCATATAAACTCTCCAAAGGAGGTCCCTTTCAAGAGACTAGCACTCACGTGAAGGGTGAAGTTCACGCCCTTGGGGGAATGCTGCTGATGGGAAACACTGACGAGGAGAGTTTCATTGGACTCGAGAGACAAGGAGTGAGACCTGGATTGCTTTCAAGGTTCGTGTTCGAAACGAGCCTTAGGGAGACGGATAAGCTTGTGGCTGAGCTCGTTGCTGGATTCAAAGGAGAGCACAGTGATGGTGTTTCAGGGAAACAGCTGTCTTTAGCCAAAGTCTTTTACAAGGCAGAGGTTAATGATTGGTTCTCTGCAGTTGCTATTCCCGTTGGCGCGCGTTTCAGAGACATTGATGCTGATGCTCTTGTGTCTTCTTACGAG GGGATGAATTTTACAGAAGTTTCTGAACTTGGACCACCTCTTTTGAACCAACATAATGGTAGTGCCATAGGATTAACAGTCAGAAAGTCAAACATGGCAGCTTCGCTGGCCCAGTCCATCACAAACCTTGAAGTTGAACAGGGTTTAACTGCGAGGAGTCGCTGTCTCAGAACTTTTGGGCAAGTAACCTGCCACATTCTGAGTGGTGTGAAACTATCTCTACTGGGCTGTCACCAGATTTTATCACCGCCTAACAGCCTCCATTACCCTGCTGGAGCTGTTACAGTTCCAGTGAGTTTCCTAAGGCGCCGTATTGATATTGATATGGAGTCTGAATCATCAGCAACGACTCTGGAGATGAGAAGAGGCGTGGATCATGTGTCGTCTAGCTCCATTGCTTTGAAGGTAGACAGCTCTCTAATGGACGAGTGTACGAGGATTGGGGGATGGATTGAGATTCAAAAGTCAAGAGAGAAGGAAGTGAAATGGTCAGTGTCTATTACAGACAAACCAGAGGATGAAGTGGGATGGGGCATGAGCGTTGGGGGAGTCTTGGATGGTTCAAGAAATCATGATCTGTTTCAAGTGGAATCTTATCTCAAATTCAACATAGGCAATCGGTTTAGCTTAAGTCCTGGTCTTGTTTATCTCACAAACAGTAACGGAAGAACGGTAGGTTTCATGCTTCAGTCTCATTGGTCCCTGTGA